The DNA sequence CAAAAGTGATCTAACAGGCTTTAAATTAAAAAACGAGATTATTAATTACCTTAAAAATCTTATAAAATTAATGGAAGAAATACATATCGAAAAATTAGAAGCGAAAAGAATTCAACTTCAAAGCAAAATTGATTATTGTGAATACAAAATAAACGAAGTAGTTTACGAATTATATAATATAGAAAAACATGAAATTGATATTATAGAAAGCCTATGAAAAATAATACCGAAAAAAAACTTGATGACGCACTCAATAACGCTGAACAATATATTGAACAGCTAAAAGCCATGGACGATAAAAAACTAAGCAAATACCTCGATTTGTTTCAGCAGCAAATGGAAATGGCTTATAAGCAAAAAAATCATGCAGCATACGAATTGCTGTGCGAATATGAGCGGCAAGTTATTATTGCTAGAGATAGTAAGTATTGAGTAATTTTGCCCGTGGTCGGTGTTATCAACGCACCACCAAGTCTCGACCATGGTTGATGCACCCTCACCCACCCATCAGTTTGCAGCTTTCATATATATAACTGTCTTGTCCTGAAATAGCATTTCACTAAGAAGAAAGAATCATCGTAATCCTGTAATCACATTAATCATAGTTCAGACAGCGAAGCAATAGCGACCCTTGCGTTCCGCCGCGGCGGATTTGCGTCTTCGGGAATGTTAGCTTTTGGAAAGTTTAAAACTTTCCAAAAGCTAACAAAAAACAACAATCCACACACTATTGTGAATTGTTAGCCCGTAAATAAACAATTGTGTGCTTTACTTTTGCCCCTTTCAATGATAGAGGCAGACAATACACATAAAGACGACGACGTTACCCATATAATACCTATTACCGGGCTCTACGAGAATTGGTTTCTCGACTATGCCTCCTACGTAATTCTGGAGCGGGCCGTGCCTCATATCAATGATGGACTAAAGCCTGTGCAACGCCGCATACTCCACGCCATGAAAGAAATGGACGATGGGCGTTTCAACAAAGTGGCGAACATTATTGGGCAGAGCATGCAGTATCACCCACACGGTGATGCCAGTATTGGCGAGGCCATTGTTAACCTCGGTCAGAAAGATTTATTAATTGAAACCCAAGGTAACTGGGGCGATATAAACACTGGCGACGGTGCCGCTGCCGCACGATATATAGAAGCCCGCCTTAGCAAATTTGCTTTAGAGGTTGCTTTCAATCCGCAAACTACACAATGGCAAGCTAGTTACGACGGTCGTAAAAAAGAACCTGTAACCTTGCCTATGAAATTCCCTTTGCTATTGGCACAAGGAGTGGAAGGCATTGCCGTGGGCTTGAGCACCAAAGTATTGCCACATAATTTTTGTGAGTTACTTAAAGGCTGTATCGATATTATTAAAAACAAGCACGTACAATTATTTCCTGATTTTCCAACGGGTGGCTTAATAGACGTAACCAATTATAATGATGGTCGCCGTGGAGGTAAAGTAAGAGTGAGGGCCAAGATAGAAGAGCTCGACAAAAAGACTTTGGTGATTCGTGAAATTCCTTATGGAACTACCACCACTTCTGTAATAGACAGCATAGTAAAAGCCAACGACAATGGCAAAATAAAAGTTAAGAAAGTAACCGACAATACGGCTCAAAATGTTGAGATAGTAGTACATTTAACTCCTGGCGTTTCTCCCGATATTACCATTGATGCCTTGTTTGCATTTACAGAATGTGAGGTTTCTATATCGCCCAACTGTTGTGTTATTAAAGATGAGAAGCCGCAGTTTTTGTGTGTCACTGATTTACTCGAGCATAGTACCAAACATACCCAAGATTTATTAAAGAGAGAACTTGATATAAAACTTGGTGAGTTGCAAGACGATTGGCATCATTCATCATTAGAGAAAGTATTTATTGAGAAACGTATATATAGAGATATAGAAGAATGTAAAACTTGGGAGGCTGTACTCGCCGCCATCGACAAGGGTTTGAAACCTTATAAGAAATTATTCAAACGCGAAATTATCCAAGATGATATATTAAGACTTACGGAGATTCGAATTAAGCGTATCTCGAAGTTTGATGGTTTTAAAGCAAACGAGCATATCAAATCTGTAGAAGAGCAGATGAAGCAAGTGAAATTTGATATCGAACATATTAAAGATTTCACCATTAAGTATTATGAAGGCTTGCTGAAGAAATATGGCAAAGGCCGTGAGCGTAAAACAGAACTTCGCACCTTTGATATTATCAAAGCACAAGTAGTAGCTATCGCCAATCAAAAACTATATGTAAATCGTGAAGAAGGTTTTGTGGGAACCTCACTTAAAAAGGATGAATTCCTCTGCGATTGTTCAGAGTATGATGATATAATAGTTTTTCGCAAAGACGGTAAAATGATTATCAGCAAAGTGGCCGAGAAAACCTTTGTGGGCAAGGACGTAATCCATGTAGATATATTCCGCAAAAACAATGAGCGGATGGTATATAATCTCATCTATCAAGATGGGCAAACCAATATAGCGATGGTGAAACGTTTCAATGTGTCGGGTATTACTCGTGACAAAGAATATGATCTTAGCAAAGGAAATAAAGGAAGCAAAGTATTATACTTTAGTGCAAACGCAAATGCAGAGGCGGAGATAGTAACGGTGTTCCTGCACGCCAATAGTAAAGCCCGTCAAAAAGTATTCGATTACGACTTTGGATTATTGCAAGTAAAAGGCAGAAATGCCCAAGGAAATACCTTAAGTAAACACTTGGTGAAAGCGGTTAAGTTCAAAGAAAAAGGTGCATCATCAATGGGTGGTGTAGATATATGGTATGATATAAATATTGGCAAATTGAATACCGATGGTCGTGGCCGTTTACTTGGTAATTTCGATACCAAAGATCATATATTGGTATTATATAGAGATGGTTCGTATGAGC is a window from the Bacteroidota bacterium genome containing:
- a CDS encoding DNA gyrase/topoisomerase IV subunit A, whose translation is MIEADNTHKDDDVTHIIPITGLYENWFLDYASYVILERAVPHINDGLKPVQRRILHAMKEMDDGRFNKVANIIGQSMQYHPHGDASIGEAIVNLGQKDLLIETQGNWGDINTGDGAAAARYIEARLSKFALEVAFNPQTTQWQASYDGRKKEPVTLPMKFPLLLAQGVEGIAVGLSTKVLPHNFCELLKGCIDIIKNKHVQLFPDFPTGGLIDVTNYNDGRRGGKVRVRAKIEELDKKTLVIREIPYGTTTTSVIDSIVKANDNGKIKVKKVTDNTAQNVEIVVHLTPGVSPDITIDALFAFTECEVSISPNCCVIKDEKPQFLCVTDLLEHSTKHTQDLLKRELDIKLGELQDDWHHSSLEKVFIEKRIYRDIEECKTWEAVLAAIDKGLKPYKKLFKREIIQDDILRLTEIRIKRISKFDGFKANEHIKSVEEQMKQVKFDIEHIKDFTIKYYEGLLKKYGKGRERKTELRTFDIIKAQVVAIANQKLYVNREEGFVGTSLKKDEFLCDCSEYDDIIVFRKDGKMIISKVAEKTFVGKDVIHVDIFRKNNERMVYNLIYQDGQTNIAMVKRFNVSGITRDKEYDLSKGNKGSKVLYFSANANAEAEIVTVFLHANSKARQKVFDYDFGLLQVKGRNAQGNTLSKHLVKAVKFKEKGASSMGGVDIWYDINIGKLNTDGRGRLLGNFDTKDHILVLYRDGSYELTNFELTNRYEPNDIIILEKFDQDKAVSAVHYDGASGNYYVKRFLLETLSQNKKFYYISEEAGSKLLMVTTIEEPLVKITKGRKKTESITETLSLNDFIDIKGWRAMGNRIAAAKQYFDCELLVPKEKEEKKPKLKESKEVVFEVPADDVYMKMPKLKEFKEFKPKKDDKTKKGGKGGGEQKRLF